The Rubricoccus marinus nucleotide sequence AGACCGTGTTTGAGGTCGACGCGTCCACGCCAGGGGCCCTGGAATACGCGGCGCTCGCCGACGAGGTCATCGAGCGGATCACTCAACTCGCCGAAGCCGTCACGCGTGCCAAGGCGAAGCGTGCCGCTGAGGAGCTCACAACGCCCGCGCCTCCCGCGGGGCAGCCAGCCTAGGGTGAGACGATGAGCAACCCTTTCGCCGCGCTCTTCGAGGACGTTGACCGGATGTCGGACCCGATCCTGGCCGACACCGATCTTTCGGACCCGATGTTCGCGCCCATGGAGTCCATCGCGCTGGCGCCGCCTCCGGCGAGGTCCGCGCCTCCGCCCGCCGCCGCGTCCGCGCACGCGCCGCCGTCGCAAAGCGCGCCTCAGCAGAGCGCGCCGCCGCAGCCGGAGCCCCGGAGCGCCGTCCACGAGATGCTCCTGCCGCCGATGCCGAGCGCGAGCAAGCCCGCGGCAGGGCGCCGCAAGGCCATCCAGCAAGCGCTCGTGATCACGTGGGACAAGGGCAACGTGCCCGACCTCATGGAACTCAACGACCTCCTCGCTTCCGGCTGGCGCGTCGCCACGACCGCCGGCTTCCCGACCGCCGAGGGCGCACGCGGCTCGCTGCTCGTCGTCGTCGAGCAGGAGATGCCGGGCTAGCCTCTGGCGCCAGAGGCCGTTCCGTCCAGCCGCCTCTGGCGGCTCTACAAAGGTGGAACGGTGGCCGCGCCTCGCGGCTGCGGCTCACCTGCCTTCCAGCGGTTTAGGCGATCAAGCCCTGGACTTCGCCGCGCGATCCGATAACGGAATCCGCGTCCCCCTCCGCGCCGTCGCCAGAGGCCGAGGCTTCCCCACGCTGTTGGCGAGGCTCGGCGGTCATGGACCCGAGCGTAAAGATGGCTGAAGCCCACGTCAGGCCGGCTCCGAAGCCGACGAAGGCAAGCGTATCGCCGGGCTTTGCGCGCTTGTCGGAGAGCGCCTCGCTGAGCGCGATCGGGATGCTCGCGGCCGAGGTGTTGCCGTAGCGGTCCACGTTCACGACCACCTTGTCATCAGGCAGGCCGAACTCCTTGGCGGCGTACTCGATGATGCGCGCGTTGGCCTGGTGGGGGACGAACAAGTCGATGTCCTCTGGCGAGAGCCCGGACTCCTTCATCACGCGCATCAGAGAGGAGCCCATCGTGCGGGTGGCGAATTTGAACACCTCGCGACCGTTCATCTCCAGGTAGTGCAGCCGCTCGTCGATCACGCGCTGCGAAACCGGGTTCGCCGTGCCGGGGGAGCGCGCGATGATGGCCTCGGCGCCTGCGCCGTCCGAGCCGAGCTCGAAGGCGCGCATCCCGCAGTCCTCCTCCGTTGCCTGGAGCACGACGGCGCCCGCGCCGTCCCCGAAGAGCACGCACGTGGTGCGGTCGGTCATGTCGAGGTAGTTCGAGATCGTTTCCGCACCGACGAGGAGGACGGTCCGGTAGGCGCCGGTCTTGATGAACTGCTCGGCGGTGACGAGCCCGTAGACGAAGCCTGTGCAACCGACGACAAGCGTCATCGCGCCGCACTTAGCGCCCAGGGCGTGCTGGATCTGGCTGGAGACGGGCGGCACCAGATAATCCGGGCTCGACGTGGCGATCAGGATCAGGTCCAGATCCTCCGCGCCGATTCCCGCGACGTCCATCGCGCGCTTGGACGCCTCGATGCAGAGGTGGCTCGTGGCCTCGTTCTCCGCCGCGAAGTGCCGCTCCTTGATGCCGCTCCTGGACTGGATCCACTCGTCGGAGGTGTCGACGATCTGAGCGAGGTCGTCGTTGGTGACGACGCGTTCCGGGGCGTAGTGGCCCCAGCCGATGAGATTGGAGTAGAGCGGTTTCATAGCGCGGTGGGAGATCGCGGAAGGAAGGTCAACCTAAGAAGCGGCCAGGGGTTCGCCCGCGAGGGGCCGAGACACAGCCCGGCCTCTGACGAAACGACTCGCCAGAGGCCGGAAACAGGTGCGCGCCTCTGGCGCCGCAGGCTAGCGAGGCTCGCCGGGCAGCGAGAGCGCAGGCTCGCGGTCGAGGTACTCGTCGTAGAGGCGGATGT carries:
- a CDS encoding beta-ketoacyl-ACP synthase III, encoding MKPLYSNLIGWGHYAPERVVTNDDLAQIVDTSDEWIQSRSGIKERHFAAENEATSHLCIEASKRAMDVAGIGAEDLDLILIATSSPDYLVPPVSSQIQHALGAKCGAMTLVVGCTGFVYGLVTAEQFIKTGAYRTVLLVGAETISNYLDMTDRTTCVLFGDGAGAVVLQATEEDCGMRAFELGSDGAGAEAIIARSPGTANPVSQRVIDERLHYLEMNGREVFKFATRTMGSSLMRVMKESGLSPEDIDLFVPHQANARIIEYAAKEFGLPDDKVVVNVDRYGNTSAASIPIALSEALSDKRAKPGDTLAFVGFGAGLTWASAIFTLGSMTAEPRQQRGEASASGDGAEGDADSVIGSRGEVQGLIA